In Chrysoperla carnea chromosome 2, inChrCarn1.1, whole genome shotgun sequence, the following proteins share a genomic window:
- the LOC123293099 gene encoding gastrula zinc finger protein XlCGF62.1-like, which produces MENKIIGVSDFETVCRICLGKKENMISLFETALLSNLLKTYREILEECASVHTHGGKRFLCTLCGKSFTAKTSYIIHLRIHTGEKPYHCIQCDAKFSVKANLQRHSTKHSEERKFECDVCKNKFKNKDQLQHHKRNQHIDGKKYSCDICNKQFKRMDNLRDHKKIHTGEKNFICTYCDRAFMKSSNLKRHLRTHTGDKPCICSHCGKAFGDNCVLKRHMKTHCKFSRMVVFS; this is translated from the exons ATGGAGAACAAAATCATTGGAGTGAGCGATTTTGAAACTGTATGTAGAATTTGTTtgggtaaaaaagaaaatatgatttcATTGTTTGAAACAgcattactttcaaatttattaaaaacatacagAGAAATATTAGAAGAATGTGCATCAGTACAC actCATGGAGGGAAACGTTTTCTGTGTACTCTTTGTGGGAAATCATTTACAGCCAAAACGAGTTACATtattcatttacgaattcataCAGGAGAAAAACCATATCATTGTATCCAAtgtg ATGCAAAATTCAGTGTCAAAGCTAATTTACAAAGACATTCTACAAAGCATTcagaagaaagaaaatttgaatgtgatgtttgtaaaaataaatttaaaaataaagatcaGTTACAACATCATAAGCGTAATCAACATATAGatggtaaaaaatattcttgtgatatttgtaacaAACAATTTAAGAGAATGGACAATTTACGAgaccataaaaaaattcatacag gtgaaaaaaattttatttgtacgtACTGTGATAGAGCATTTATGAAATCGAGtaacttaaaaagacatttacgaactcatactggagaCAAACCATGTATCTGTAGTCATTGTGGGAAAGCATTCGGTGACAATTGTGTACTTAAACGTCATATGAAAACGCATTGTAAATTTTCTCGAATGGTAGTATTTTCATAA